The Nitrosomonas communis genome has a segment encoding these proteins:
- a CDS encoding HU family DNA-binding protein, producing MFKSELIDQIAAQAEISKATAAKALNAMIDSVVATVAKGDTVVLPGFGTFKSTKRAARTGRHPQTGEALKIAASTVPKFTAGTIFKKEVATTKKKKKK from the coding sequence ATGTTCAAGTCAGAACTGATTGACCAAATCGCCGCCCAGGCAGAGATATCCAAAGCCACCGCAGCCAAGGCATTGAATGCCATGATCGACAGCGTAGTCGCAACGGTGGCCAAGGGTGACACCGTTGTCCTGCCAGGATTTGGCACATTCAAATCGACCAAGCGCGCAGCGCGCACCGGCCGGCATCCGCAGACAGGTGAAGCATTGAAAATCGCTGCCAGCACAGTGCCAAAATTCACAGCGGGAACCATTTTCAAGAAAGAAGTAGCTACAACGAAGAAAAAGAAAAAGAAATAA